A genome region from Aphelocoma coerulescens isolate FSJ_1873_10779 chromosome Z unlocalized genomic scaffold, UR_Acoe_1.0 ChrZ, whole genome shotgun sequence includes the following:
- the KCNV2 gene encoding potassium voltage-gated channel subfamily V member 2, giving the protein MLQFNRKQEFPFLKHKGREMEAPNILPKEVIHVDNQSGSSATTPLNTQPLLRLGPEGHYNYYVDDEDEEDEEKEQGKWLHEDAFKGESKASSFIPYSPALSSRAPAMASAPSMLNINVGGQSYRLTYQAVAIYPKTRLGRLATSTDRRCQLGLCDDYTAQVDEYFFDRDPAVFQLVYNFYASGVLRVRDELCPRSFLEELSYWGVRLKYTPRCCRICFEERRDELSEQLKVQRELRSQAEAEENEHLFHHMRYYGPQRWRLWNLMEKPFSSVTAKVMAVASSFFVLISVVALALNTVEEMQQVDWKSGDSRPVLEHVETLCIAFFTLEYLLRLVSTPDLRRFASSALNAVDLIAILPLYLQLLLECFTDDDQPRGRGSQHEHDIEKVGRVSKVGQVLRIMRLMRIFRILKLARHSTGLRAFGFTLRQCYQQVGCLLLFIAMGIFAFSAMVYTVEHDVSSTNFTSIPHAWWWAAVSISTVGYGDMCPETHLGRLFAFLCIAFGIILNGMPISILYNKFSDYYSKLKAYEYTALKKERGKVDFTRRAIRKIYECCGEGASHPLSQRG; this is encoded by the exons ATGTTGCAGTTTAACAGGAAGCAAGAGTTTCCTTTCCTAAAACATAAAGGCAGAGAGATGGAAGCACCAAACATCCTCCCTAAGGAAGTCATTCATGTAGACAACCAGAGTGGTTCCTCTGCCACCACTCCCTTGAACACCCAGCCCCTACTGCGACTTGGACCTGAGGGGCATTACAACTATTATGtggatgatgaagatgaggaagacgaAGAGAAAGAACAAGGAAAATGGCTACATGAAGATGCATTTAAGGGAGAAAGCAAGGCCTCATCATTTATTCCTTATTCCCCTGCTCTTTCCTCTAGAGCCCCGGCCATGGCATCTGCTCCATCCATGCTGAATATCAACGTTGGTGGCCAAAGTTACCGCCTCACTTACCAGGCAGTGGCCATCTATCCCAAGACTCGCCTGGGCCGCCTGGCTACCTCCACCGACCGTCGTTGCCAGCTGGGCCTGTGCGATGACTACACTGCCCAGGTCGATGAGTATTTCTTTGACCGGGACCCAGCTGTCTTCCAGTTGGTGTACAATTTCTATGCCTCGGGAGTGCTACGGGTGCGGGACGAGCTGTGCCCCCGTAGcttcctggaggagctgagctACTGGGGCGTGCGTCTCAAATACACACCCCGCTGCTGCCGCATTTGCTTTGAGGAGCGCCGGGACGAGCTGAGTGAGCAGCTGAAGGTCCAGCGGGAGCTGCGCTCCCAGGCAGAGGCTGAGGAGAATGAGCATCTCTTCCACCACATGCGCTACTACGGCCCCCAGCGTTGGCGCCTCTGGAACCTCATGGAGAAGCCCTTCTCCTCTGTCACTGCCAAAGTGATGGCCGTGGCCTCCAGCTTCTTTGTGCTCATCTCCGTGGTGGCCCTGGCACTCAACACAGTAGAGGAGATGCAGCAGGTAGACTGGAAGAGTGGGGATAGTCGGCCTGTCTTGGAGCATGTTGAGACCTTGTGCATTGCATTCTTCACTCTGGAGTACCTGCTGCGCTTGGTCTCTACCCCAGATCTGCGCCGTTTTGCCAGCAGTGCCCTCAACGCAGTAGACCTCATTGCCATCTTGCCCCTctatctgcagctgctgcttgaaTGCTTTACTGATGATGaccagccccggggccggggctcccAACACGAGCACGATATCGAGAAGGTGGGACGGGTGAGCAAGGTAGGACAAGTGCTTCGCATCATGCGCCTCATGCGCATCTTCCGCATCCTCAAGCTGGCCCGCCACTCCACAGGGCTGCGTGCCTTTGGCTTTACCTTGCGCCAGTGCTACCAGCAGGTGGGCTGCCTTTTGCTCTTCATTGCTATGGGCATCTTTGCCTTCTCTGCCATGGTCTACACAGTGGAGCACGATGTCTCCAGTACCAACTTCACCAGCATTCCTCATGCTTGGTGGTGGGCTGCT GTCAGCATCTCTACAGTGGGATATGGAGATATGTGTCCAGAAACTCACCTTGGTCGCCTGTTTGCTTTCCTCTGCATTGCTTTTGGAATAATCCTGAATGGCATGCCCATCTCCATCCTCTACAATAAATTCTCAGACTATTACAGCAAGCTGAAGGCCTACGAGTACACAGCTCtcaagaaagaaagagggaaggtCGACTTCACAAGGAGAGCCATAAGGAAAATATATGAGTGCTGTGGTGAGGGTGCATCCCACCCTTTGTCACAGCGAGGATAG